In Flavobacterium sp. CS20, a single window of DNA contains:
- a CDS encoding acetyl-CoA C-acyltransferase, with protein MKTAYIVKAYRTAVGKAPKGVFRFKRPDDLAAETINYMMKQLPEFDKSRIDDVIVGNAMPEAEQGLNVGRLISLMGLKTEEVPGVTINRYCASGLESIAIASAKIQTGMADCIIAGGAESMSYIPMGGYKPVPNYEVAKQGHESYYWGMGLTAEAVANEYKVSKEDQNEFAFQSHQKAIKAQKENRFKDQIVPIEVEEIFVDESNKKQTKTYTVDQDQGPRADTSIEVLNKLRPVFAEGGSVTAGNSSQMSDGAAFVMVMSEEMLKELNLEPVARLVSYAVAGVEPRIMGIGPIKAIPKALEQAGLKLKDMELIELNEAFASQSIAVRRELDINPDILNVNGGAIALGHPLGCIGGKLSVQIFDEMKKRNLKNKHAMVTMCVGTGQGAAGVYEVY; from the coding sequence ATGAAAACAGCATATATAGTAAAAGCATACAGAACAGCAGTTGGTAAAGCACCAAAAGGTGTATTTAGATTTAAGCGACCAGACGATTTGGCCGCTGAAACCATCAATTATATGATGAAGCAACTTCCAGAATTTGACAAATCTCGTATTGACGACGTCATTGTCGGTAATGCAATGCCCGAAGCCGAACAAGGATTAAATGTTGGGCGATTAATTTCTCTTATGGGATTAAAGACTGAAGAAGTTCCAGGCGTAACCATCAATCGGTATTGTGCATCAGGACTCGAATCTATAGCCATCGCATCAGCAAAAATCCAAACAGGAATGGCTGATTGTATCATCGCAGGTGGTGCAGAAAGTATGAGTTACATTCCTATGGGTGGTTATAAACCAGTGCCAAATTATGAAGTCGCAAAACAAGGTCACGAAAGTTATTATTGGGGAATGGGTTTAACTGCAGAAGCCGTTGCCAATGAATATAAAGTTTCAAAAGAAGACCAAAACGAATTTGCATTTCAATCCCATCAAAAAGCCATTAAGGCTCAAAAAGAAAACCGTTTCAAAGATCAAATTGTGCCGATTGAAGTTGAAGAAATATTTGTGGATGAGTCTAATAAAAAGCAAACAAAAACTTACACCGTTGACCAAGACCAAGGCCCACGAGCTGATACTTCAATTGAAGTCTTAAACAAACTTCGTCCTGTATTTGCTGAAGGCGGAAGCGTAACTGCAGGTAATTCATCTCAAATGAGCGACGGTGCAGCTTTTGTAATGGTTATGAGCGAAGAAATGCTTAAAGAACTCAATCTTGAACCTGTAGCGAGATTGGTAAGCTATGCAGTAGCTGGTGTAGAACCACGCATAATGGGTATTGGTCCAATAAAAGCCATTCCTAAAGCTTTAGAACAAGCAGGACTAAAGCTCAAGGATATGGAATTGATTGAACTCAACGAAGCTTTTGCATCTCAATCGATAGCCGTTAGAAGAGAATTAGATATCAATCCAGACATTTTAAATGTGAACGGTGGTGCCATAGCATTAGGTCATCCGTTGGGTTGCATCGGCGGAAAATTATCCGTTCAAATATTTGATGAAATGAAAAAACGAAACCTTAAAAACAAACACGCTATGGTAACAATGTGTGTCGGAACTGGGCAAGGTGCAGCTGGGGTTTATGAAGTGTATTAA
- a CDS encoding MarR family winged helix-turn-helix transcriptional regulator has product MRDKTIDYVLRATWIAVAKMYNEEAGKKGSTMATGFVLLNIDPEDGTPSTSLGPKMGMEATSLSRTLKTMEDKNLIERKPNPEDGRSILICLTEFGKEMREYSKEVVLTFDQKVRENISENDLKTFIEVANTIIDMISNRKIYNQTKTIST; this is encoded by the coding sequence ATGAGAGATAAGACCATTGATTATGTTTTAAGAGCAACTTGGATTGCCGTAGCAAAAATGTATAACGAAGAAGCAGGCAAAAAAGGTTCAACTATGGCAACTGGTTTTGTTTTGCTCAATATAGACCCTGAAGATGGCACACCATCAACCTCCTTAGGACCAAAAATGGGCATGGAAGCCACATCATTATCAAGAACACTAAAAACAATGGAAGACAAAAATCTCATCGAAAGAAAACCCAACCCAGAAGACGGTCGAAGCATTCTAATTTGCCTCACAGAATTTGGTAAAGAAATGAGAGAATATTCCAAAGAAGTGGTTCTAACTTTCGATCAAAAAGTAAGAGAAAACATAAGTGAAAATGACTTAAAAACATTTATAGAAGTTGCTAACACGATTATAGATATGATATCTAATCGAAAAATATATAATCAAACCAAAACAATTTCGACTTAA
- a CDS encoding phosphatidylcholine/phosphatidylserine synthase has translation MKAFIPNFITLLNLLMGCIGIYFAMKGELIFVAYCSALGIFFDFFDGLVARLLKVSSELGKQLDSLADLVTSGVVPSLVVFQLFRKDLIGLGSFHISINEQTPWFAFTAFAITLGSAYRLAKFNIDSNQTDKFIGLPTPANAILILSLPFILNYEQIDWIDELILNDMFLIGLSLVSVVLLNMKVELFSLKLKSFRFSENKVVFVFLMVSLVLLVLLKFLSIPLIILSYILVSILFKKNTAKH, from the coding sequence TTGAAAGCTTTTATACCGAATTTTATTACGTTATTAAATTTGTTGATGGGTTGCATAGGAATTTATTTTGCGATGAAAGGCGAGTTGATTTTTGTCGCATATTGTTCTGCACTTGGTATTTTCTTTGATTTTTTTGATGGGTTAGTAGCAAGATTATTAAAAGTGAGTAGTGAATTAGGCAAACAACTTGACTCATTGGCTGATTTGGTTACGAGCGGTGTTGTGCCATCTTTGGTGGTTTTTCAATTATTCAGAAAAGATCTCATCGGATTAGGTTCATTCCACATTTCAATTAATGAGCAAACACCTTGGTTTGCTTTTACAGCCTTTGCTATTACATTAGGTTCAGCATATAGGCTTGCTAAGTTCAATATTGATAGCAATCAAACTGATAAATTTATAGGATTACCAACGCCTGCAAATGCGATTTTGATTTTGAGTTTGCCTTTTATTTTGAATTATGAGCAAATCGACTGGATAGATGAGTTAATTTTAAATGATATGTTTTTAATTGGGCTGAGTTTGGTTAGTGTCGTTTTGCTTAATATGAAAGTAGAATTGTTTTCATTGAAGTTGAAGTCATTTCGGTTTTCTGAAAACAAGGTTGTATTTGTGTTTTTGATGGTGTCTTTGGTATTACTGGTTTTATTGAAATTTCTATCAATACCGCTTATTATTCTATCCTATATTTTAGTTTCGATTTTATTCAAAAAAAATACAGCTAAGCATTAA
- a CDS encoding mechanosensitive ion channel family protein → MEKHLDQFVDLLISYAPKVLGAIITLVVGLWLIKIIVKAVRKTMVKRKIDESLVPFLSTITSVLLKIILFISVIGMVGVEATSFVAILGAAGLAIGLSLQGTLQNFAGGVVLLILRPFKVGDVVDAKGYLGIIQEIQIFYTIIHTFDKKVVYIPNGALANSDMTNLSQQEDRRNEWKFGIAYGDDVAKAKKVIKKLIEEDDRIYKDPEPFLALHSLGDSSVNIVVRTWSKVADLWPVYFDLNEKVYNEFAKEGLNIPFPQMDVHLHKQNK, encoded by the coding sequence ATGGAAAAGCACTTAGACCAATTTGTTGATCTATTAATATCCTATGCACCCAAAGTATTAGGTGCAATTATTACACTTGTTGTAGGGCTTTGGCTCATCAAAATTATTGTGAAAGCAGTAAGGAAAACTATGGTAAAAAGAAAAATTGATGAGAGTCTTGTGCCTTTTTTATCAACAATTACCTCTGTTTTACTCAAAATTATTCTTTTTATAAGTGTAATTGGAATGGTTGGAGTAGAAGCAACTTCCTTTGTTGCTATACTTGGTGCCGCAGGTCTTGCTATTGGTCTCTCCTTGCAAGGTACGCTACAAAACTTTGCTGGTGGAGTTGTCCTTTTAATTCTTCGCCCATTTAAAGTTGGAGATGTAGTCGATGCTAAGGGTTATTTAGGCATAATTCAAGAAATACAAATTTTTTATACAATCATTCATACCTTTGACAAAAAAGTAGTTTATATCCCTAATGGAGCTCTCGCAAATTCAGATATGACTAACTTATCCCAACAAGAAGATAGAAGAAATGAATGGAAATTTGGCATCGCGTATGGCGATGATGTAGCAAAGGCTAAAAAAGTTATCAAAAAATTAATCGAAGAAGACGATAGAATTTACAAAGATCCAGAGCCTTTCTTAGCACTACATTCACTTGGAGATAGCTCTGTCAATATCGTAGTGAGAACTTGGTCTAAAGTCGCAGATCTCTGGCCTGTTTATTTTGATTTGAACGAAAAAGTTTATAATGAGTTTGCTAAAGAAGGACTCAATATCCCTTTCCCTCAAATGGATGTGCACTTACATAAACAAAATAAATAA
- the pckA gene encoding phosphoenolpyruvate carboxykinase (ATP), with amino-acid sequence MDSISQNLKTISLESYGIKHAKVNYQLSLQKLHQITLEKGLGEEASNGALKINTGKFTGRSPKDRFIVKDDITKDEIWWGDINIPFDKNKFDQLYKKITAYLSGKEVYARDVFACADDNYKIGIRHINEYPWSNMFCYNMFIRPTKEELNGFNPDWLVINAPGFKADPKVDGTRQENFAILNFTKKIVIIGGTGYTGEIKKGIFSALNFILPVQKNALPMHCSANLGRDGDTAIFFGLSGTGKTTLSADTNRKLIGDDEHGWTNENTIFNFEGGCYAKVINLTEENEPEIFGAIKKGAILENVVLKDNGDVDYEDDSITQNTRVSYPIDFIENAEFSGVSHNPKNIFFLTADAFGVLPPISKLTPGQVAYHFISGYTAKVAGTEAGIDEPVPSFSACFGAPFMPIHPTRYAEMLSQKMQDAKVNVWLINTGWTGGAYGTGSRMKLKYTRAMISAAMENQLDNVNYKEHDIFGLQMPKTCPNVPPEVLNPKDTWVDKEAYDKKAKQLADSFVKNFKKFEPYASQEITNGGPKKG; translated from the coding sequence ATGGATTCTATTTCACAAAATCTCAAAACCATTTCTCTTGAGTCTTATGGCATTAAACATGCTAAAGTTAATTATCAACTCTCACTACAAAAGCTTCATCAAATCACTTTAGAAAAAGGTTTAGGTGAAGAGGCAAGTAATGGTGCGTTAAAAATAAACACAGGTAAATTTACAGGGCGTTCTCCCAAAGACCGCTTTATCGTAAAAGATGACATCACAAAAGACGAAATTTGGTGGGGCGACATCAATATCCCTTTTGACAAAAACAAATTTGACCAACTTTATAAAAAGATAACGGCTTATTTATCTGGCAAAGAGGTTTACGCTAGAGATGTATTTGCTTGTGCTGATGACAATTATAAAATTGGAATCAGACACATCAACGAATATCCGTGGAGCAATATGTTTTGCTACAATATGTTTATTAGACCTACTAAAGAGGAGCTAAATGGCTTTAATCCAGATTGGCTTGTAATCAATGCACCTGGTTTTAAAGCTGATCCAAAAGTTGATGGTACACGTCAAGAAAATTTTGCGATTCTAAATTTCACTAAAAAGATTGTTATCATTGGTGGTACAGGCTACACAGGCGAGATTAAAAAAGGAATTTTCTCAGCTTTAAATTTTATATTACCTGTTCAAAAAAACGCCCTGCCAATGCATTGTTCTGCTAATCTAGGTCGTGATGGTGATACAGCTATTTTCTTTGGTCTTTCTGGAACGGGCAAAACTACACTCTCTGCTGACACCAATAGAAAACTAATTGGTGATGATGAACATGGCTGGACAAATGAAAATACAATCTTTAATTTTGAAGGTGGATGTTATGCAAAAGTCATTAATTTAACAGAAGAGAATGAACCAGAAATATTTGGAGCTATTAAAAAAGGAGCTATTTTAGAAAATGTTGTCCTTAAAGATAATGGCGATGTAGATTATGAAGATGATAGCATAACTCAAAATACCCGTGTTAGCTATCCTATTGATTTTATTGAAAACGCAGAGTTTTCAGGAGTTAGTCATAATCCTAAAAATATATTTTTCTTGACCGCTGATGCTTTTGGGGTTTTACCTCCAATAAGCAAATTAACACCAGGTCAAGTCGCTTATCATTTTATAAGTGGTTACACGGCAAAAGTTGCTGGTACAGAAGCTGGCATTGATGAGCCTGTACCAAGTTTTTCAGCATGTTTTGGAGCACCTTTTATGCCCATTCATCCAACACGATACGCAGAAATGCTAAGTCAAAAAATGCAAGATGCCAAGGTTAACGTTTGGCTCATTAACACAGGTTGGACAGGAGGTGCTTACGGCACTGGAAGCAGAATGAAACTCAAATATACCAGAGCTATGATTTCTGCCGCCATGGAAAATCAATTGGATAATGTAAATTATAAAGAACATGATATTTTTGGTTTACAAATGCCAAAAACTTGCCCTAACGTACCACCTGAAGTACTTAACCCAAAAGATACTTGGGTAGATAAAGAAGCTTATGATAAAAAAGCTAAACAACTTGCAGATTCATTTGTCAAAAACTTTAAAAAATTTGAACCTTACGCAAGCCAAGAAATCACGAATGGTGGACCAAAAAAGGGTTAA
- a CDS encoding DUF423 domain-containing protein, giving the protein MRDNFKIFGAFFGLLAVIIGAFGTHGLSDVLSVDQLQSFETGVKYQMYHALLMLILSFALGKNAKYQKAIFYLLCFGIIFFSFSIYGLATNELYNFDFTKLAFLTPIGGSLMILGWILMIISFLKKN; this is encoded by the coding sequence ATGAGAGATAATTTTAAAATATTTGGAGCTTTTTTTGGATTATTGGCTGTAATCATTGGAGCTTTTGGTACGCACGGATTATCAGATGTTTTAAGTGTTGATCAGTTGCAGAGTTTTGAAACAGGAGTAAAATATCAGATGTACCATGCTTTGTTGATGCTAATTTTAAGTTTTGCCTTAGGTAAAAATGCTAAATACCAAAAAGCAATTTTTTACTTGTTGTGTTTTGGAATTATCTTTTTCTCTTTTTCTATCTATGGGTTAGCAACAAATGAGCTTTACAATTTTGATTTCACAAAACTCGCCTTTCTAACCCCAATAGGTGGAAGTTTAATGATACTAGGTTGGATATTGATGATTATCAGTTTTTTAAAGAAAAATTAA
- a CDS encoding methionine aminotransferase, with protein sequence MHQLKSKLPHIGRTIFTKMSQLAQEHQAINLSQGFPNFMPDKELIKYSEDALNSHRNQYAPLGGLPELRQKLSDKFYNLYHHRYDWESEITITAGATQAIFTAISALVHRDDEVIVFKPAYDCYEPAVELYGGIVKPIQLDAPEYKIPWDKVKDLISDNTKLIIINTPHNPTGYVWTEEDFKQLKAVVKDTSTYILSDEVYEHMVFDDRKHHSICKEEELARRSIVTFSFGKTYHVTGWKLGYAVAPKAMMKEFRKVHQYNVFCVNHPLQFALSKILDQPEHYLNLSKFYQQKRDRFLSLIKNSRFKCVPTQGTYFQLADYTEISDLPDNEFCIELIKTHKLATIPVSVFNHKNIQQGYIRFCFAKTDETLEQAANIIKNI encoded by the coding sequence ATGCATCAACTCAAGTCTAAATTACCTCATATCGGAAGGACTATTTTTACCAAAATGAGTCAATTAGCACAAGAGCATCAAGCCATTAATTTGTCTCAAGGTTTTCCTAATTTTATGCCTGACAAAGAACTCATAAAATATAGTGAAGATGCTTTAAACTCACACAGAAATCAATATGCTCCTTTGGGTGGTTTACCTGAGCTACGACAAAAATTATCCGACAAATTTTACAACCTATACCATCATCGTTACGATTGGGAAAGTGAAATTACTATCACCGCAGGAGCGACGCAAGCTATTTTTACTGCTATTTCTGCATTAGTGCATCGAGACGATGAAGTCATTGTGTTTAAACCTGCTTATGACTGCTATGAACCAGCGGTAGAACTATATGGTGGCATTGTAAAACCTATTCAATTGGATGCACCTGAATATAAAATACCTTGGGATAAGGTTAAAGATTTGATTTCTGACAATACCAAGCTTATTATTATCAACACTCCACATAATCCAACAGGTTATGTATGGACCGAAGAAGATTTTAAGCAATTAAAAGCCGTTGTTAAAGATACTTCAACCTATATTTTAAGCGATGAAGTTTACGAGCATATGGTGTTTGATGACAGAAAACATCACAGCATTTGTAAAGAAGAAGAACTAGCAAGACGTAGCATAGTGACCTTTTCTTTTGGAAAAACCTATCATGTAACAGGTTGGAAATTAGGTTATGCTGTTGCTCCCAAAGCTATGATGAAAGAATTTAGAAAAGTGCATCAATACAATGTGTTTTGCGTTAATCACCCTTTGCAATTTGCCTTAAGTAAGATTTTAGATCAACCTGAACATTATTTGAATTTATCTAAATTTTATCAACAAAAACGCGATAGGTTTTTAAGTCTTATTAAAAATTCTCGGTTTAAATGTGTACCTACACAAGGGACATATTTTCAATTGGCAGATTACACAGAAATATCAGATTTGCCCGACAATGAATTTTGCATAGAACTGATCAAAACTCATAAATTAGCAACTATTCCAGTTTCTGTGTTTAATCATAAAAATATTCAGCAAGGTTATATTAGATTTTGTTTTGCAAAAACCGATGAAACTTTAGAACAAGCCGCCAATATTATTAAAAATATTTAG
- a CDS encoding succinate dehydrogenase/fumarate reductase iron-sulfur subunit: protein MKLTLKIWRQENSSAKGRFETYNIDGIEGDMSFLEMLDVLNDNLVREDKEPVEFDHDCREGICGTCSLQINGEPHGPDRRITTCQLHMRRFNDGDTIVIEPFRAKAFPVIKDLIVDRSAFDRIQQAGGFISVNTSGNTIDANTIPIEKEKADMSFDLATCIGCGACVVACKNASAMLFTSAKVSQFALLPQGEIEATDRVMHMVNQMDKEGFGNCTNTGACEIECPKGISLENIARMNREYLSASMAG from the coding sequence ATGAAACTTACACTGAAAATATGGAGACAGGAAAACTCAAGTGCAAAAGGTCGTTTTGAGACCTATAATATTGATGGTATTGAAGGCGACATGTCTTTCCTTGAAATGCTGGATGTATTAAATGACAATTTAGTAAGAGAAGACAAAGAACCTGTAGAATTTGACCACGACTGCCGTGAAGGGATTTGTGGAACTTGCTCTTTGCAAATCAACGGTGAACCTCACGGACCAGATAGACGTATTACGACTTGTCAATTGCATATGCGTCGGTTTAATGACGGTGATACTATTGTGATTGAACCCTTTAGAGCCAAAGCCTTTCCTGTTATAAAAGATTTAATTGTTGACCGCTCTGCGTTTGATCGCATACAACAAGCAGGCGGATTTATCTCTGTCAATACTTCTGGAAACACCATTGATGCCAACACCATCCCAATAGAAAAAGAAAAAGCCGATATGTCTTTTGATCTTGCAACTTGTATTGGTTGTGGGGCTTGTGTTGTCGCTTGTAAAAATGCTTCAGCAATGCTGTTTACTTCGGCTAAGGTATCACAATTTGCACTTTTACCACAAGGTGAAATTGAAGCTACTGACCGTGTGATGCATATGGTGAATCAAATGGATAAAGAAGGATTTGGGAATTGCACCAACACAGGTGCATGCGAAATTGAATGTCCAAAAGGTATTTCTCTTGAAAATATTGCCCGAATGAATAGAGAATATTTATCGGCTTCTATGGCTGGATAG
- a CDS encoding succinate dehydrogenase cytochrome b subunit produces MGGIIKSSIARKFAMALSGLFLVLFLAQHFTINITSVINPDTFNEWSHFMGTNILVQWVLQPILIFGVILHFVLGFVLEIQNRKARGSVGYSQYKGSTNSSWFSRNMIISGVVILLFLGLHFYDFWIPEIVTKYVEGDMSGMHNGDLRYYGETVAKFAGHPVRTGIYVLAFIFLIFHLLHGFSSSFQSVGFNNKYSKGLKSFTKAFAIVIPLGFAFIAIYHYVTHL; encoded by the coding sequence ATGGGAGGAATTATCAAGTCTTCAATTGCCAGAAAATTTGCCATGGCTTTATCAGGTTTGTTTTTAGTGCTTTTTTTAGCTCAACATTTCACTATCAATATTACTTCGGTTATCAATCCAGACACTTTTAATGAATGGTCTCACTTTATGGGAACCAATATTTTGGTCCAATGGGTTTTGCAACCTATTTTGATATTTGGGGTTATTTTACACTTTGTGTTGGGTTTTGTCTTAGAAATTCAAAACAGAAAAGCTCGAGGTTCTGTTGGTTATTCACAGTATAAAGGATCGACCAACTCCAGCTGGTTTTCTAGAAATATGATTATTTCTGGGGTTGTAATCTTACTCTTTTTAGGTTTGCATTTTTACGATTTTTGGATACCAGAAATTGTAACCAAATATGTTGAAGGCGATATGTCTGGTATGCACAATGGTGATTTGAGATATTATGGAGAAACCGTTGCTAAATTTGCAGGACATCCTGTAAGAACTGGAATTTATGTTTTAGCTTTTATTTTCTTGATATTTCACCTTTTGCACGGCTTTTCATCATCTTTTCAATCTGTGGGTTTTAACAATAAGTATTCTAAAGGCTTAAAATCTTTTACCAAAGCTTTTGCTATTGTCATTCCACTGGGGTTTGCTTTTATTGCTATATATCATTACGTAACACATTTATAA